GTTATGAATTTGCGCAAAAGCGTGATTCCGGTTGTCGATATCAAAAAAAGATTTGATATTGGCATCACTACGGCGAAAGATACAACCCGGATTATTGTAGTGCAGGTAAACGGACAAAGATGCGGGCTCATTGTTGATGATATACTGGAAATTATTCCTGTGGCAGCGGAAGATATGGAACAAACACCGTCGTTTGCAGGAGGAATCGGCTCCGAATATATTATTGGTATCGGCAAGGTGGATGATCGACTGATTATTGCCCTTGATATGGATAAAATTCTAACGGGCAACGAGAAAAAGGAATTAGGAAAAATTTCAGATTAATGAGGACTGAAATAAATTGTAGAAATTAATAGTATAAAGCAGAGAGGAAGATAAGTTATGAACCAAAATAAATTAAACAGTAAAAATGATTCGGATTTAAACAATGT
The Veillonellales bacterium genome window above contains:
- a CDS encoding chemotaxis protein CheW; its protein translation is MAKDSMKLVVFTMETDQTVYEYGIPIEQVQEITRPNKITKLPGMPAFVEGVMNLRKSVIPVVDIKKRFDIGITTAKDTTRIIVVQVNGQRCGLIVDDILEIIPVAAEDMEQTPSFAGGIGSEYIIGIGKVDDRLIIALDMDKILTGNEKKELGKISD